The following are from one region of the Gossypium hirsutum isolate 1008001.06 chromosome D03, Gossypium_hirsutum_v2.1, whole genome shotgun sequence genome:
- the LOC107929186 gene encoding ubiquitin-conjugating enzyme E2 5 isoform X1, with product MKSWIHSLMSEPLLGVAFLCEEIPFLFSSHLVSSFLKKKKMSSPSKRREMDLMKLMMSDYKVEMINDGMQEFYVEFNGPKDSPYHGGVWKIRVELPDAYPYKSPSIGFINKIYHPNVDEMSGSVCLDVINQTWSPMFDLVNVFEVFLPQLLLYPNPSDPLNGEAAALMMRDRTSYEQRVKEYCEKYAKLEDIGAAPEEKSSDEELSDDEYAASDDEEIAGKADP from the exons ATGAAGTCCTGGATTCATTCATTGATGTCTGAACCACTTTTGGGGGTTGCGTTTCTTTGTGAAGAAATCccatttctcttctcttctcattTGGTTTCCTCTTttctcaagaaaaaaaaaatgtcttCTCCAAGCAAACGCCGAGAGATGGACTTGATGAAACT gATGATGAGTGATTATAAGGTGGAGATGATCAACGATGGCATGCAAGAATTTTATGTTGAATTCAATGGACCAAAAGATA GTCCTTATCATGGTGGTGTGTGGAAGATAAGGGTGGAACTTCCAGATGCTTACCCTTATAAATCTCCATCAATTGGCTTTATTAACAAGATCTACCACCCAAATGTTGATGAAAT GTCTGGTTCAGTTTGTTTGGATGTCATTAATCAAACTTGGAGCCCCATGTTtg ATTTGGTGAATGTGTTTGAAGTGTTCCTTCCTCAACTTCTTTTGTATCCCAATCCATCGGATCCATTGAATGGAGAAGCTGCTGCACTTATGATGCGTGATCGTACATCTTATGAACAAAGAGTGAAAG AGTATTGTGAGAAGTATGCCAAGCTAGAAGACATTGGAGCAGCCCCTGAAGAGAAGTCCAGTGATGAAGAACTAAGTGATGACGAATATGCTGCCTCGGATGACGAGGAAATAGCTGGAAAAGCTGACCCTTAA
- the LOC107929191 gene encoding probable E3 ubiquitin-protein ligase RHB1A, with the protein MGGCCCCCSSGGVEMSSAPAYYYYPQASDEHVPLSYHNVAASALSTGLLVNTNLEVSVTDAYRPPPAPMPFDAVVEPPQTPSVIQGIHNSNSNETLQTTNVNCSQGTVAVNTLETSIKSENTKEDCKAQSNTDIESLKELEVDISKPVKSIVSTKEEEDVCPTCLEEYDAENPKIISKCKHHFHLACILEWMERSDTCPVCDKEMIFDLPTD; encoded by the exons ATGGGTGGTTGTTGCTGCTGTTGCTCTTCTGGAGGAGTTGAAATGAGTAGTGCACCAGCATATTATTAT TACCCACAAGCCTCAGATGAGCATGTTCCTTTATCATATCACAATGTTGCTGCCTCTGCCCTCTCAACCGGGCTCCTGGTTAACACAAATCTGGAGGTATCTGTTACTGATGCTTATAGACCTCCGCCTGCTCCAATGCCATTTGATGCAGTTGTAGAACCTCCTCAGACTCCTTCAGTTATCCAAGGAATTCATAACAGTAATAGCAATGAAACATTGCAAACGACAAATGTAAATTGCAGTCAAGGAACAGTTGCTGTAAATACTCTAGAGACTTCTATAAAATCCGAGAACACAAAGGAAGACTGCAAAGCACAATCCAATACAGATATTGAATCCTTAAAGGAGCTAGAAGTTGATATTTCAAAACCAGTTAAATCAATTGTGTCCACAAAGGAGGAGGAGGATGTTTGTCCCACCTGTTTGGAAG AGTATGATGCAGAAAATCCAAAAATTATCTCAAAATGCAAGCATCATTTTCACCTTGCATGTATTCTTGAATGGATGGAAAGAAGTGACACATGTCCTGTCTGTGATAAG GAAATGATATTCGACCTACCCACCGATTAG
- the LOC107929186 gene encoding ubiquitin-conjugating enzyme E2 5 isoform X2 translates to MKSWIHSLMSEPLLGVAFLCEEIPFLFSSHLVSSFLKKKKMSSPSKRREMDLMKLMMSDYKVEMINDGMQEFYVEFNGPKDSPYHGGVWKIRVELPDAYPYKSPSIGFINKIYHPNVDEMSGSVCLDVINQTWSPMFDLVNVFEVFLPQLLLYPNPSDPLNGEAAALMMRDRTSYEQRVKGLLCSFFE, encoded by the exons ATGAAGTCCTGGATTCATTCATTGATGTCTGAACCACTTTTGGGGGTTGCGTTTCTTTGTGAAGAAATCccatttctcttctcttctcattTGGTTTCCTCTTttctcaagaaaaaaaaaatgtcttCTCCAAGCAAACGCCGAGAGATGGACTTGATGAAACT gATGATGAGTGATTATAAGGTGGAGATGATCAACGATGGCATGCAAGAATTTTATGTTGAATTCAATGGACCAAAAGATA GTCCTTATCATGGTGGTGTGTGGAAGATAAGGGTGGAACTTCCAGATGCTTACCCTTATAAATCTCCATCAATTGGCTTTATTAACAAGATCTACCACCCAAATGTTGATGAAAT GTCTGGTTCAGTTTGTTTGGATGTCATTAATCAAACTTGGAGCCCCATGTTtg ATTTGGTGAATGTGTTTGAAGTGTTCCTTCCTCAACTTCTTTTGTATCCCAATCCATCGGATCCATTGAATGGAGAAGCTGCTGCACTTATGATGCGTGATCGTACATCTTATGAACAAAGAGTGAAAG gaTTACTTTGCTCTTTTTTTGAGTAA
- the LOC107929304 gene encoding uncharacterized protein isoform X2: MLEQELCPSRVLSPFREESGDEELSVLPRHTKVIVTGNNRTKSVLVGLQGVVKKAVGLGGWHWLVLKNGVEVKLQRNALSVLEHPTGNEVDDDHDLDNSSSGSDIASSIEFQRPAKPRVRHTKPWVPSASMKSTNRNGYRDVRSIIHAPQSVNLARLDTNSLRRYCKHFKLGGINAYSPREQMLNTVQQHFMSQLPLNEVHVISEFITAAKRLKTVDGDTKGEQL; encoded by the exons atgttggAGCAGGAATTGTGTCCATCTCGGGTACTGTCACCGTTCAGGGAAGAAAGCGGCGACGAAGAGCTATCGGTTTTACCGAGACACACCAAAGTTATTGTCACTGGAAACAATAGAACAAAGTCAGTATTGGTTGGTTTACAAGGCGTAGTCAAGAAAGCTGTGGGCCTTGGTGGTTGGCATTGGCTG GTTTTGAAGAATGGCGTTGAAGTCAAGTTGCAAAGAAACGCATTGAGCGTGTTGGAACATCCTACCGGCAACGAAGTAGACGATGATCATGATTTGGATAACTCGAGCAGTGGCTCCGACATTG CTAGTAGCATCGAGTTCCAGAGGCCAGCGAAACCCAGAGTTCGACATACGAAACCTTGGGTTCCATCTGCATCCATGAAATCAACGAATCGTAACGGTTACAGAGACGTCCGATCCATTATTCATGCGCCACAATCG GTAAATTTGGCAAGACTCGATACCAACTCGTTACGAAGATATTGCAAACACTTCAAACTC GGTGGCATCAATGCTTATTCACCAAGGGAACAAATGCTTAATACTGTGCAGCAGCATTTTATGTCGCAG CTGCCGTTGAACGAGGTACACGTGATATCGGAATTCATCACAGCGGCTAAGAGACTGAAAACGGTAGACGGTGACACCAAGGGTGAGCAACTTTGA
- the LOC107929304 gene encoding uncharacterized protein isoform X1, with the protein MLEQELCPSRVLSPFREESGDEELSVLPRHTKVIVTGNNRTKSVLVGLQGVVKKAVGLGGWHWLVLKNGVEVKLQRNALSVLEHPTGNEVDDDHDLDNSSSGSDIGEKDHDFPSSIEFQRPAKPRVRHTKPWVPSASMKSTNRNGYRDVRSIIHAPQSVNLARLDTNSLRRYCKHFKLGGINAYSPREQMLNTVQQHFMSQLPLNEVHVISEFITAAKRLKTVDGDTKGEQL; encoded by the exons atgttggAGCAGGAATTGTGTCCATCTCGGGTACTGTCACCGTTCAGGGAAGAAAGCGGCGACGAAGAGCTATCGGTTTTACCGAGACACACCAAAGTTATTGTCACTGGAAACAATAGAACAAAGTCAGTATTGGTTGGTTTACAAGGCGTAGTCAAGAAAGCTGTGGGCCTTGGTGGTTGGCATTGGCTG GTTTTGAAGAATGGCGTTGAAGTCAAGTTGCAAAGAAACGCATTGAGCGTGTTGGAACATCCTACCGGCAACGAAGTAGACGATGATCATGATTTGGATAACTCGAGCAGTGGCTCCGACATTGGTGAGAAAGACCATGATTTCC CTAGTAGCATCGAGTTCCAGAGGCCAGCGAAACCCAGAGTTCGACATACGAAACCTTGGGTTCCATCTGCATCCATGAAATCAACGAATCGTAACGGTTACAGAGACGTCCGATCCATTATTCATGCGCCACAATCG GTAAATTTGGCAAGACTCGATACCAACTCGTTACGAAGATATTGCAAACACTTCAAACTC GGTGGCATCAATGCTTATTCACCAAGGGAACAAATGCTTAATACTGTGCAGCAGCATTTTATGTCGCAG CTGCCGTTGAACGAGGTACACGTGATATCGGAATTCATCACAGCGGCTAAGAGACTGAAAACGGTAGACGGTGACACCAAGGGTGAGCAACTTTGA